The genomic segment CAGCGATGTGGAAATCCGCTTCTCGCTCAGATACATGTTGAACGCGTAGATGATGCGCGCATTTTCCACGATGTCGAGGTAGTAGCCCTCAAACCGATGCACCGTCCCGTCCGGCGCCATCACGCGGTTCGTTTCTTGCCCTCCGGGGCGGAAATCCAGCGTCATTTCTTCGGTGATCATTGCATCGTCGCATTTCATCCACGCCTTTTTTACGTCGGCGCTTGCCCATGCCCGAAATACTTTCGATGGCGGCACCGAGAAGGCGCGTTCGATAACGAAGGTAGAGTGCAAAGCGGATAGGTTGCTCATGGTTCTTCCTCATCATTCAAATACTGCTCAAGCCGGTCGAACGCCCGGTGCCAGCTGCGCTTGCGCTCTTCCACCCAGCGTTCCAGGTCTTCGAACGCATTCGGCGCAAGCTTGTAAGTACGAACGCGTCCCGATTTTTCGGAGAGAACAATGCCGCTGTTCTCGAGTACCACCAGATGCTTAAGCACCGTTGGTAACGACATCGGTATCGGCTGCGCCAGCTCTTTGACGGAAGACGGTTCGTGGCTCAATCGCTCAACCAGTGCGCGTCGCGTTGCATC from the Collimonas arenae genome contains:
- a CDS encoding ArsR/SmtB family transcription factor gives rise to the protein MTAQQTQQTLDAKFHALSDATRRALVERLSHEPSSVKELAQPIPMSLPTVLKHLVVLENSGIVLSEKSGRVRTYKLAPNAFEDLERWVEERKRSWHRAFDRLEQYLNDEEEP
- a CDS encoding SRPBCC family protein; this encodes MSNLSALHSTFVIERAFSVPPSKVFRAWASADVKKAWMKCDDAMITEEMTLDFRPGGQETNRVMAPDGTVHRFEGYYLDIVENARIIYAFNMYLSEKRISTSLATVEFQPSATGSKMVFTEQIVFLDGYEDRQDRIRGTEIGLDNLVAYLRVGGH